From the Lathyrus oleraceus cultivar Zhongwan6 chromosome 3, CAAS_Psat_ZW6_1.0, whole genome shotgun sequence genome, the window tccttgaaccaagacatcttccataggaaggaaaaaaggccaagtttccatacaataccatgagagataggagacttacaatctcacttactagaatgatatgcctttatGGTCAAttttagctctatgttaagcaattgtaattggacttatgtagaagtcacagctatctaaggtcgggcaataaaaatttaggtgttaatgcatgttagagatttagtatgatgaaccaaactcctaaaacataccacgcactaaaagaaaagatcaagagggatggacatatctcatccatacttgtattgattcatctgacacaaggtcattaatgaaccaattagccttaggatattgagacttcattggtcaatgaaaggaatgggaaagaatagggatgaagacGAAAGAGGAGGGGAagtgagagaaacacaaattggtcatgggaggaattttatcaagttaaaatcatccattcattttgggagatgaaatgtacatttcatcaatcccctaaatccaatgattttaatccaataaaagtcaaatcaaccttgaccaaggcccaaacaaatagtcaaacatcacaagaccataaaaatgcctcaacataatttttaaataattaatcaattaaaaatcaaattaaaaatgcattaaaattcaatttaatttggtaaaaacctaaatctcttcaaaacaccaaataaatggccaagagatttatcctaggtcaaataaggtcaaaggaccttgacAAAAAATTTCgtcatttttgaaaagtcagaagtatttttaaacaattaaaaatatgcacaaaaacatttaattcatgaaaaatatcaaaattaatcccaaaaatatttttaattcagaaaatgaaagagaaaaatatttaaagatttttggtgaaagtcccatattttttggattaaaaatgaaattattatgaattaaacaaaataaagcaattaaatgaaaaatcagaaaatacaaaaaaaacaagggccatcagatctccctcattaattgaggtggcagatctgatggtcacgCACGCGCTATTCATGGTGGATCTGAGTCATAGCGCCACAtgcgtggtaatcaaaaccagGGGCCAAGATTAGAACGTTAGACCAAGATCAGATGGATGAGATGaagccaactcaccaccggagccctggcttcggtcatcttctccggtgatcaccactggactggtccaacctaaacttcgtgaaaaatgaaaaataaggccattattttgaagagaaaatgctTAGGAACACGAATTTGgtctcaattttctccaattccaagtatataaaaagatacagggatttgaattttgaggatcatgaattgagttgcttcaatttgacctcaaagcaactcaatcttgttgcctacattggtaggacttcagccaaccaaaaatcacaaagaatagtgaagaactgggagagaattgaagagatggAGTTTCTGAAATTTaaccttcgagtagcttcaattcaacttgatcttgatctggattttcttgattcttcctcctcttgcttgcagtgatcaattgagatgaaaagggaaataaattcttggagtttgaacttcaaaacagaaggtgaaattcaaactcgatttcaatgaaatcctcaagaaattctacGGTGTGAGGGTATGAGTTCTCttggaaaagcttgggcaaggtgttgatgtCATTTCTGAAgccatgagcttgtttaaataggtGAGGGAATTGATTTTTACACCACTTGAAACTTTGCCAAAATTGAAAACCAACTTGCATAGATGCATGGGTAATGATTTGGGCCTAAGGAATGATGTAATCCATCTCCAATTCGTGTGCAATTGATGCTGAAGTCAttacatggaagcatgcaaagaggaatgatcacttgaatccaaaacttgccaaaaTAAATCCCACAATGGagccatgtgcaagtccctcaattttgatccaaatgagatgatcttggactttttggaaacTTGAGATCAAGGgggacaactttcatgttgaacacttttccatttgaatcttggatcatgatgaattttgaggtggaagtttggaaaatcaaacatatttgaaaattttctaagtaccaagtcaaatgttcacttcttccactttcaataacttttgctatggacttcaagTGGAAAcggttccttcataaaagttgtatatatttcaaacctcttcaatttggtcataaatttgacctcatctagatttggcatgaaggagttatgcattttagaagttggggaaaatcatttattcaatggtagtggcccaaaatgacatataatgtttccCCTTGGCACAtgtattttcaagttgaatttgaacttcttccgaacataaaagttgaatatgacatcttgaatttaatcatgaaacttgaatggattttatatcataagaattgagcaagttatggtcttgggtagttgacctcctaactagggttcagacaaaatgacctataatctttcatcataaaaaatgactttccaagcaaaactagctattgacttaaacatgaaagttgtttgtaatgtcataagaagtaacgtttctcttggaaccattttcatatgacaaaaattgtaagagatagggtctagggaaccccagttttgactagttgactttctctagtcaaccaccatgaaccaacttgctaacttgacattctcttgatttttgggactcatggaggatcatatatgtataatatggTGTAATAtaaagtatcccttgatatattttatcaaatgatgaagagacgtattgaggaagtcacacaagatacccagatgaattagggtttccaatgcaaTCAAGCTTCAcactcttgatgaattcttgatcaaaatgatatgtgaatatcatggggatccatatatgatgattagagtcaatgtgaaccatctcttgattgatctccttgcattgagggtcttaaaccctagatatgagcttgatgagaCATTGGTGGATGTGCAaactacctacaaaagcaacaaactatacattgacatatttttggtattttggttagtaaataatgaaaaacaaagtatgacacaatcaaaatgtgcttggtgatctctcccaatgcaaacccaatgaattggggggggggggggggggggggggggggggggggggggggggggtaaagaggatgccaaggtgtgatcccaaagctaatgcatatgatgggatagcatgagggatcttatggtcaaaatttgggtcttacaatgtctataatatatatatatatatatatatatatatatatataatatatagatatatatatatatatatatattatatatatatatatatatatatatatatatataatatatatatatatatatatatatatatatataacttgtATATCATGTTTATTAAAAAAGTGTCAAAATTTTAAGAAACTTGCTAAATAAATTACAATAACTTGGTCCAGAGATTGTTATCCGAACTCACCCTTGGATTAATTCAGAGATTAATATTCGGGTTAGTTTTGGAGGGTGGGAGGGGAATGAAGGTACTGCTCTAATGATGTCCTTTTGTGTTATTAAATAGCGTGCAAAAGGGTAACCGATAACCCGTAGGATAGAGCATTTAACTTGACACTCTCCCAATTAAAACTGACATCCTCCATTTAGAGCTCTCttatcattatttattttttaaaaatcagattttttttgaaatttacCTATTTTTATCGAAAAATTGTAATATGTATCAAAAAAATTCGAATTTTCCATGTTTTTACTGAAAACTCTAAAATTTCCGATTAAAAAATCAATATTTCCGAGAAAAAAAAACATGAAGAATaccaaattttcaaaaaaaaagaattacacttccaaaaattttgaaatttctaATACAGTATTGAAATTTTCGATAGtgtaaaaaaaatatattattttttaattaaatatgaACTATCAAAAATTTTATTTTAGTTGAAATTTCTGGTATAAAATAGAATATTTAGAATTTCCgataatatttttaaatttacgtaaatttcaaaattttcgGTATACCAAAAATTATAAATACACTACTGAAAGTTCTGATATGTCCACTAAAAATTTCTTACAAAAAtttgttttaaatatttttaagGACAATTTTGAAATTATGAATTTATGGAGAGTATCAGATTTAATTGAGGGGGTGGCAGGAAGAATTCTCCAAAAGAGTGAAATATGCAATGGCCCAAATTTATACAGACCTAACAATTCTATTGGGCCTATGCTTATCCACCAGCCCAACCAATCATTGATGACATACTCCATCACCCACTAGCCAATAAGATTATAGAAAACCGTGCAATCACTCATCAGCATAAATTGGAAAAAGCAATCATCATTCATCAATGGGAGGTGGAACTATGCATGTTGAACATATTGTAACTCAATTGAGGAACACCCTCAATAataatttctcatcttcatcttcttccaaTCTCAACCCTTCACTTCCAACAGACAGCAACACCAATAAAACCTTATCTTCTTGTTGCTGTAATGGCAAACTATGCAGAAAACAAGAGATGACATCAAGTGAGTGTCTTTATAAACATGTATTTGAGACTGTTCCATCTCAAAGGGAAGTTGAAGATGCAATTTCAGCTCTTCAAGAGTAAGTTCCTTGCTTATTCTCAACTATAACTTATTAAGCTTTTGGATTGTGGATTAAATGGTTGGTTTTCAAATTTCTGTATCAGGTTTATGAAAGCAATATCATCAACAATCACTATTCAGCAAATTTCAGACTCTTATGATTCAAGGATTATGTTGTCTCAGGGATATAAAAGACTTTATGATGCTCTTCAGATGCTACAAGCTGATCCTGCTGTTAAGGTTTATCTCTTCACTTTAGATATTTAATCTTTTCTGAGTTTAATTGTTGATATCGTCAAATTTTCTGTGTCCATGTAATCTGTGGGACTATAACTTGTAGAGATTAGTGGTTTCATTATCATCTGATGAAGCCATTTGGGATGCTGTCATAAGAAATGTGTTGCATCAAAGGCTTCTGGAGTTGCCTCATTCAGGTCTGTATATTCAACATCCTCAAACCATTTTTGATAAGGCAGCATATAATTGCAATATACTTCTATGGCTCATCTAACACTATCAATTCTTTCATTCAGTTAATTGTGAAAGGCCTCAGATTTCAGGACAAAGAGAGATTGGCATAGAAATCATAAGCTGGATATTTGATATCATGAAAGGAAAGATTTTGGAGCTGATAGAAAGTTTTCAGTCACTTGTAAATGATTTATTTCAGTCGCCTAGGATTGGTAATGCAACACAGTTGGATGAAAAAGTTAGGTCATCAACCCTTCTCTCCATTGTTATCCTCTTGATTGTAATCGTGGCTAGATCCCAAAGTCGTCACGTCTAATGTGTGTAGTCAGATGGACCGTGCAACCATGCATTTGGGGTATTGGTTTGAACAGTTCAGATTTAAGTTCAACATTTTAAATTATAAATAGAAATTATTATGTATTTTGTTGGACCACATTTTAAATTATAAATGGAAATTATTATGTATTTTGTTGGACCACCTCATCTTGATCTGACAGACATCAATATCTTTTAAACTTTAAAATTTTTTACAGGAACCTGATTCTGAACCATATAGAATCGACCACATAACCAAAAACACACGCTTTATACGCTTTAGCCATGTAAATTGTAATATGGAATCAAGTACAGAGATAAAAGGCATGGCAGGACCTGCTAAAATATTTAGAATTTAAATGCTACCTTGTTTATCAATTACAAAAATCATGTTTTGAAGGAGTTCGCTTAAACTATTTGCAAATTCACAAGCAGAAACCAGTACAGATCTCAACTTTTTCAGTAAGGGATCTAACAAGAAACAACTAACAATCTTCAAATTTTCATAATGCTTCAAAACGAAGTTATAGAAGAGATATTGGGAGTCAATAGGAAAATTGATGGTAATAATAATTCTAAAACAGTTCATCCAGAATCTTCGCAATTTACGCTGGCTGCTTCATACAAATGTGTGCTCTCTCTAGCTTGTATTTGAAAGTGTTGATATACTATACAAATACAAATTTGAAATATCAAGACATCCAGCTCCCAGGTACCACCAGTTCACGATCTGAAGCAGAGCCTTGGTTAGCTAGCTTCTGAATGCGGGAAGAAAATTCTTCAGCCTGAAGTAGATTGATCAATGTCAAAGGCAGGTCACTTAAAGACAAACCATAAATAAGAATGAAAATGTTTGAGCATTTAAAATACTACCAGGCTCCATGCAGGAAGAAAAAAAAAGTTATGATTTTTCTCAAAGCTACTAGGAAATGATTCTGCTGAAATTAATTCTAGTGGGAAGAATACAACTAAAACTTTATTCCCTGCTTTTACAACTCTTTACTTTCACTTAAGCAATAATTAGGAGCTTTATGCACATTTCATAAATAATTTCAGAGGTAGACTGGTTAAAGAAAATATTCTAAAACAGAGGAGTGCAGACCGGACTCAAATATTAGAGTGACAATGCATATAGATACCACATCAAACTACGGCCCTTCAGACCCAAATAATCAATTGATTGTTGAATTTGAGCTCAATTTCAGTTTCATTTTCATCCCTCATAACTGAAGCTAAAGAGGGAATTCCCATCCATTAAAGGTAAAAAGATGTAAGAAACCTTTTGAATAAATCTATCAGGACCCACATCAGTCATTTGTCCGCATTTTCCATATTAAATCTTGCTTTTCAGTCCATATCCGTTATTCAACTTGCCTACCAAGATGAAGCAATCATTACCCTTATTTGTCTTTTTACGATCTTATCTATGGGAACATGTTAATGTAAGATAAAAGCACCTTTATTAGGGTTTTGCACAATAAAGAGATATAAATTGTAAAAATAAAAATCTCAATaccaattaaaaataaaaaagtaaatGAAAAACAAGATATCGAAAATATTTATATCAAGCAGCTAAAGTTATACACACATATTTGTAGGTGCGTGTAACATTGACAAACACAAACCTTTTCATCAATCCACATCAGAGAAGTTAGTTGATTATTTAAAATTCGAACTACAGCATCTAGTGGAGTCATTCCATCTGGGGCTTCAACCTCTCCACCCTGAATGAGACACTATTGTAAGCACAATTTCATTTAGTTTGTGTAATAAAAGATCAACTGACAACCTTCACCTGGTTTGAATTAAGGGAATGAATAATTGACTTGATCTGCTCTGTCATTTGCTCTAATTCCCTTTCAATCAGTTCCGACTGCTCATAcctgaaaaaaaaaacataaatgaagGAATGCATCAGAAAAGAATGTAAAAGGAGAAACATGGGCACGTCACTTTTAAGAGATATATGATATATGGCTTTCACTTGCATATTGAATTTCATTGAGTTTCATATTATTAAAAAACTATAGAATATTGAGATGACACAATGTTGAAACTACTAACAAATTATTTGGACTTTCTGAATTTAATTTTAATCTAATAAAGGTAATTAAGCCTGGTAGTTTGTCCATATAAATTTTACTAAACAGTTCTGTTTGTAACCAGGATTGTGGCTGGGGGGATAAACTATCGACCTCCCCAGAAGGGGGAGGGGGTCTCATTATATCCTAGTTTCATATATTATGCCAAAAATTAGTCTTTTTCCACTAGGCAGAGTCTACCACGTAAATCAAACAACAAAACGTGACTTATTGTAAATCATGTATATAGACAAATCATTTAAATCTAAAATCATTCTATATAATTTTTCTTGATCCCCCATTTAAATCTAAAATCATTCTATATAGTTTTTTTTTATCCCCCACGGCCCCACCCCATTTCCTCAAACAATCAAACTATACTCCATTAAATATGTGTGTGTGTGCACGCGCGCATTAACATAGTAGCAATTCATATTACATTACAAGAGTTAAACTAAACAATTCGCATACATTAGACCAAGATACCAGTTAAGGGAAAAAATGAGAATTTGAAACTCACATTGCATCTCTTGTGGAAGCAGCTTCATCATCAAGAAGTAAACCACGCTCATCCTTGTAAATACGTTCAGCCTCTTCTTCCACACTCTGTAAGGCCTTATCAACCTGATACAGGGGTTGCAAGAAATGAAGAGACTTTTTCACAATATCAAACACGATCCAAAATTATTTTACATGCAATAGTGAACAGTTAAAATGGTGAACTATTATACTTATGTGAAGGTTTTGAGGGCAACTAACTAGCTTTTGCTTATTACATGACATTGCAGATTTTCTTTCTAATACTACAAAGAAATATTTGACAGCCCGAAAGAGAAGTTAGATGAAATGACTAATATCATCTAGCTTCATCTATAAATTAAATGTTAGAATAAAGGTACAGTAGTCAAACAAACTCAATTGTGATTCAGAATGTTATAATCATAAAACACTGAAGATTTCCTTTGGCCTTGGAGCTTATTCCCAACAATCTACACTTGTTGGTGGAATTGATCCAGGATATGGTAGCATGTAAAATTGTCATGAAAGTTCAGCTCCAAATGGGGTCCAAGTTTCCTACTAAAATGTGATTTTTTGTCGGTCGGAAAATGAAAAAGCCCAGTTTCACTCAGCTATTACAAAAACAATGGCATCTTATTTCCATTCAACCATCCGAACCTTCTCAAGATAAACCCTAACATTCGGGTAGTGCGATATGTGTTGCTTCTAGATTACATTACCTAATTCGTGCAAGACCCACTATGCGACCATGTTTTCTCTTTTGTAATGTGAACTGTTTTTTATTAGGTTCAAAAGTTTCACCAGTTTTCTTTGTGAATACTGTTGGCTGGTGTTCTTGTCATCTGTTTCTACTCTGTTTCACCAGTTTCCTTTGCTCTAAATGGTCTAGAAATAAAGCAACTCCAATAATGCTAATGCTCTAAACACTTCTAGAAGTGGAAAGTGTTTAGGAAGACCATTTAAAATTATATGTTAATTAGGATCAtcatttttttgttttttaatcattattttatgtgttattttatTTCATATGCATACATATTCAAGAGCATTGGCAATTCAATGTTAGAATAAATGCACTAAATTTTTGGAACTTTTAAAAATAGAATACATGCACTAAATTTGATGAACACTGAGCCAGAACAATAAAATGAAATTAACCCCGAGAAATGCATGAAAAATAAGTTCACCAAACAATTTAGGAAGAGAAAAGTTCTCAAATTACCTCATGTTGATGAGTCTCTATCAACTCCAATTGCCGCTCCAAATTTGATTGTGTTTCAACTACTTTTGCCACTTCAATCTAGATTATAACAACATAAATAAGCTATAGAGAACTAGTAATTATGATAGAACCTGGTTGGTATTGTGATTGTTTATTTAGGGCAGTATACTAGAGAACGGATACTGCACCGGTCATAGATATTGGTGATATGATGAACATGTGAATAAAGGATAAGAATAGAAACTCTAGAACGGAGAAACAAAGCCTGCGGATGTAGCTTCCAGCAAGGAAGTTATTAATAATACAAACTGTCTACAACCGGCAATTGACAAATAAACCAACCTCTAGGATTTAGAGTCTAGTCTCTCCCAAACCAACCAGCATACAAAATACCTAACCCCCTCCCTTTTCCCTTTCCCCCTATAGTTATAATTCTGACTACCTAAAGCAGTCACATAGCGGTTACATAAATAAACTGCCTATAACTAACAAATGAGGGCTAAATTAAACTGTTTTCATATAGAAATCATGGAAAAGGATAATTTAAAGACAGACAAACCTCAAGCCTCAATAGAACATCACGATTTTGTAAAATCCTGCGGTCCCATTCAGCTATTGCATTAGCTTGTTTTCGAAATTTTCCAGTTCTCTCTTGCAACTCGGAATTCCACTCCTTGATAATCTACATAAAGTTACAAGAATAGGGAGGAGAAATAGAGAGAAACAGAGGATAAATTAACAAAGAATCCGTAAAAGAATGTTAGTGTGGGCAATACCAAACAAATTTCCCATCAATCATTTTATTATAAAAGAAAACATTTGCAAACAGAAAACAATATTTGTTAGTGGTTTGTGCTTTCTTTAGTACAATTTGACGAAACGGTGGTTCCAGTCTTACTCATTAACAATCAAATACAGTCTCATTTTAAGGCTCTAAGTTAAATATACTCATTATTAATAGCTAATTTACTAACAACAAATCTTGGATGATAAAATAAACTCATTACTAATAGTCTTACTCAAATAAAAGAACACATTCAATACCTCCTCCACAGTCTTCCCTGTGATTTCAGATGGCAATTTTGGTGTAGCAGCTACTGATGTGCTGACAGTTGAAGTAGTTCTACAGGACAAATAGAAAAGGAAGTATTAAAAGCATCGTCCTATAATTTATTAGTAACTTCTCAGTCCTCATGCATATATAATGAAATTAAAAGCATTGTATTCAATATAAAGTGAGGAAAAATAAAGCACTAAACTAGATGCAATAAACAGCATAACAAGTGTGATTAGTTCTACTTTAGAAAAAGCATAGCAAGAAAACAATCAATTATAAGGCTTGCTCTGGAATATCAGAGCACACAAGAGAAAACAATGCAAAACCCTCCTAGTGAAACTTATAGGCAAAAAAGTAGGTTTGATATTCAAATAAGCATTAGCATTCTTTATTTGTTTTTACATAAGAGTATAATGCATATGTTTCAGAATTAAATTAGCATCAATTTGCTACCAATGTAATTAATTGCAAATGGAAAAACTTAAATCAGAAAATCCAGAGTGAAAAGAAAATGAATACAAATATACAGAATAAAGAAATATTTTGGTTGTGTTTTTCCAGAAAGGTAAAAAGGATATTACTTTAACTACATCCATATAAAAATGTCTGCATACCCACTACTGGAAGCCACAACAACAGCGGATGACAACTGGGTTGCACTGGTGCTCGAACTAGAAATTGCTGGAGCAGTAGAAGTTGAAGTGCTCACCCCTGCAGAATAAATGATCAACAATGAGAAAAGAATGTAATAGAGAAAAGAAACTAATTTACAAGAATGAGAAGGTAATTTTCTTCAGTGAAAAAAAAAGTATTGAAATGCAAATATGAATCCCGAATTCGTGCAAAATACAAGGACAGGCATCAGAAAAGTCTGGACACTTCTTGTCCTACTTCTAAATTTTTTAACTTGACAAATTTAAATCAAATGCATCTGGTACCAATATTAAAAAGTTATTCGGTTTCAACTGAAAAAGTTTAGTAATTTAAGAGAAAAGATATCTTGACACATTAAGTTGACACAAACACCGTATCATTATGTGATTTAGATTTTTTAATTACTTTCTTGTTTCTCTTCCAATCAAATCAATGTTTATATTGAATGTATTTTAGACAGTGTCCCTATACAGTGTCAGATTTTTGTGTCAAAATATTCCTCCTTACAGTTTAGTAGTTCTAGGACAAGGTAAGAAAGTATGGTTAGGCTAGGTACAAGTAGATTTAAGGGCTGAACCCCTATATAAATCCCAATCAATTTTAATTTCATGCTAAATAAATAGTGTGTCAAAAGTAAATAATTATGTATCAGATTCCTGTTTTACAACTTTAACTACCACAAACAGTGGTTCTCACTGTGGTTATCAAATCAAGATGTGCGTGTATTAGAGGACAAATTCTCCAAGTCATTATGTGATTTAGATTTTTTAATTACTTTCTTGTTTCTCTTCCAATCAAATCAATGTTTATATTGAATGTATTTTAGACAGTGTCCCTATACAGTGTCAGATTTTTGTGTCAAAATATTCCTCCTTACAGTTTAGTAGTTCTAGGACAAGGTAAGAAAGTATGGTTAGGCTAGGTACAAGTAGATTTAAGGGCTGAACCCCTATATAAATCCCAATCAATTTTAATTTCATGCTAAATAAATAGTGTGTCAAAAGTAAATAATTATGTATCAGATTCCTGTTTTACAACTTTAACTACCACAAACAGTGGTTCTCACTGTGGTTATCAAATCAAGATGTGTGTGTATTAGAGGACAAATTCTCCAAGTCATATTTAAGCATTAAAATAAGTAACATTAGTATATAAAAAAAACACAAGCTAATATATAATATATGAACTTAAAAATAAACCAAAGTTCAAGTCCTAAATAAATAAACAAAGGTTCCACCCAACTCCTAAAAACATGATTTAACTACACTTCCTTTTCAATTATGATTTACCCTGTGATATTAATCGACGGCAGCATAATTCATTTTGTAATATACTTTCTACTTACTATCATGGTTTTCACCATGTCTATAAAGTAAAATCTATGATGAAATGCTAATCAATCCAAGCTTTGAATCCAGGCAGCTCTCATCCTTTAACTCAACAAATATTCCTACCTACAATATTTTAACTCGTTCAAGTTTAAATTTGCTGAAATAAAAGTAGAATCTGGATCAGTATCTTCCATTGATTGTTTGCAATTACATAATATCCAAGGCATGGCTCACAGTTTAAGTATAACATACAATGATACTATTTCCTTCCAAAACAGACCTACCCAGTTATGTTGGAGGAAAATTGAACTTAACTTTTGATCCCATTATACTCTCTAGCCACCTAGCAATTTAAAGAAACCTCACCCTAAAGTAATACAATAGAAAACTTAGATATATTTGTCCAAAAGAAAAACTTAGATATATGAAGAATACAAGTTAAAATTTGACACAAGGTAACCCATAGATATTACAAGTAAATGAACTTAATAAACTTATCTCATTATATTTGATAAATATAAAGCAGGCCTACGAGGGGTTTTAAATCTAACACTACTAGAATAATTACCATCAAATTTAAATTGACCAACAATTTCTCAAACTAATGCAAGAAATAACGGATATCCTACCAGAAGCAAAAACAAATAACATAATATCATGATCAATGAATCAAAACAACTAACTCACAAACCCTTGCAAGTTTGTCTTACAACATATTCTACTTGTAGAATTCACCATCCTACCGTCTTTACATTGAATTACTGTAGATACAAATTCAGAATATAGAGATTAACAGAAATAGATTAAGGACAATTTAGTGAATATCACTCATGAATGAATGAACATTGAGGGTCAAGAAGAGAAAGAATCATACATGATAGTATCATGATCATCCACAAAGATTT encodes:
- the LOC127127933 gene encoding uncharacterized protein LOC127127933, yielding MGGGTMHVEHIVTQLRNTLNNNFSSSSSSNLNPSLPTDSNTNKTLSSCCCNGKLCRKQEMTSSECLYKHVFETVPSQREVEDAISALQEFMKAISSTITIQQISDSYDSRIMLSQGYKRLYDALQMLQADPAVKRLVVSLSSDEAIWDAVIRNVLHQRLLELPHSVNCERPQISGQREIGIEIISWIFDIMKGKILELIESFQSLVNDLFQSPRIGNATQLDEKVRSSTLLSIVILLIVIVARSQSRHV